One Streptomyces sp. L2 genomic window carries:
- a CDS encoding GH1 family beta-glucosidase, producing the protein MSARIDLAALPHDFLWGTATAAYQIEGAVAEDGRTPSIWDTFSHTPGKTANGDTGDVACDHYHRWREDIGLMRRLGVNAYRMSVAWPRVIPGGTGPVNPKGLDFYDKLVDALFQAGITPSVTLYHWDLPQVLQDRGGWPERDTASAFAEYAARVAARLGDRVKLWATLNEPSCSAWIGHLEGTMAPGLTDLTAAVRASYHLLLGHGLATRAIRAAAPDAQVGIVNNLSTVHPATDRPEDHAAARRHDGHVNRWWLDPVHGRGFPTDMLDTYGVELPYRTGDLETIASPLDWLGLNYYFPAHVSDDPAGPAPHVRSVRRPDVPRTGMDWEIDATGIETLLLRLTEEYGARRIYVTENGSAFPDVVHPYGTVNDPERQDYLERHLAACASAARRGAPLAGYFAWSLLDNFEWAYGYAKRFGLVHVDYPTQTRTIKSSGHRYADIVRVHRAQTRRAA; encoded by the coding sequence GTGTCCGCACGCATCGACCTCGCCGCACTCCCGCACGACTTCCTGTGGGGCACGGCCACAGCGGCGTACCAGATCGAGGGGGCCGTCGCCGAGGACGGCCGTACACCCTCGATCTGGGACACCTTCTCCCACACCCCGGGGAAGACCGCGAACGGCGACACCGGTGACGTCGCCTGCGACCACTACCACCGCTGGCGCGAGGACATCGGCCTCATGCGCCGGCTCGGCGTCAACGCCTACCGCATGTCCGTCGCCTGGCCCCGCGTGATCCCGGGCGGCACCGGCCCGGTGAACCCCAAGGGCCTCGACTTCTACGACAAACTGGTGGACGCCCTCTTCCAGGCGGGCATCACCCCGTCCGTCACCCTCTACCACTGGGACCTCCCGCAGGTCCTCCAGGACCGCGGCGGCTGGCCCGAGCGCGACACGGCGTCCGCGTTCGCCGAGTACGCCGCGCGGGTCGCCGCCCGCCTGGGGGACCGCGTCAAGCTCTGGGCCACCCTCAACGAGCCGTCCTGCTCGGCCTGGATCGGCCACCTGGAGGGCACGATGGCCCCCGGCCTGACCGACCTCACGGCCGCCGTCCGCGCCTCCTACCACCTGCTCCTCGGCCACGGCCTCGCCACCCGGGCGATCCGCGCCGCCGCCCCGGACGCGCAGGTCGGCATCGTCAACAACCTCTCCACCGTCCACCCCGCCACCGACCGCCCCGAGGACCACGCGGCCGCCCGCCGCCACGACGGCCACGTCAACCGCTGGTGGCTGGACCCGGTGCACGGGCGAGGCTTCCCCACCGACATGCTGGACACGTATGGCGTCGAACTCCCGTATCGCACAGGCGACCTGGAAACGATTGCGTCCCCCCTGGACTGGCTGGGCCTGAACTACTACTTCCCGGCCCACGTCAGCGACGACCCGGCCGGCCCCGCCCCCCACGTCCGCTCCGTGCGCCGCCCGGACGTCCCCCGTACCGGCATGGACTGGGAGATCGACGCCACCGGCATCGAGACCCTCCTGCTCCGCCTCACCGAGGAGTACGGCGCCCGCAGGATCTACGTCACCGAGAACGGCTCCGCCTTCCCCGACGTCGTCCACCCCTACGGCACCGTCAACGACCCCGAACGCCAGGACTACCTGGAACGCCACCTCGCCGCCTGCGCCTCCGCCGCCCGCAGGGGCGCGCCCCTCGCCGGCTACTTCGCCTGGTCCCTCCTCGACAACTTCGAATGGGCCTACGGCTACGCCAAGCGCTTCGGCCTCGTCCACGTCGACTACCCCACCCAGACCCGCACCATCAAGTCCAGTGGCCACCGCTACGCCGACATCGTCCGAGTCCACCGCGCCCAGACCCGCCGAGCCGCCTGA
- a CDS encoding carbohydrate ABC transporter permease has translation MAPPRSFLWSRRIFLTLLTGFVLIPVYVMISSSLKPLADVTGQFRWLPSGLTIRPYIDIWSTVPLARYFVNSLIVAGAATLLSVVIAVFAAYAVSRYDFRGRRVFTVTVLSTQMFPGILFLLPLFLLYVNIGNATGIALFGSRGGLILTYLTFSLPFSIWMLIGYFDSVPRDLDEAALVDGCGPLGALFKVVVPAAVPGIVAVAVYAFMTAWGEVLFASVMTNDTTRTLAVGLQGYSTLNNVYWNQIMAASLVVSVPVVAGFLLLQRYLVAGLTAGAVK, from the coding sequence ATGGCGCCACCGCGTTCGTTCCTGTGGTCCCGCCGGATCTTCCTCACGCTCCTCACCGGGTTCGTGCTGATCCCGGTGTACGTGATGATCTCCAGCTCGCTGAAGCCGCTGGCGGACGTCACCGGACAGTTCCGCTGGCTGCCCAGCGGCCTGACGATCCGGCCGTACATCGACATCTGGTCGACGGTCCCGCTCGCCCGCTACTTCGTGAACTCGCTGATCGTGGCGGGCGCGGCGACGCTTCTCTCCGTCGTCATCGCCGTGTTCGCGGCGTACGCCGTCAGCCGCTACGACTTCCGGGGCAGACGCGTCTTCACGGTGACCGTCCTGTCGACGCAGATGTTCCCCGGCATCCTCTTCCTCCTGCCGCTGTTCCTCCTCTACGTCAACATCGGCAACGCCACCGGCATCGCCCTGTTCGGCTCCCGCGGCGGCCTGATCCTCACCTATCTCACGTTCTCCCTGCCCTTCTCGATCTGGATGCTGATCGGCTACTTCGACTCGGTGCCGCGCGACCTGGACGAGGCCGCCCTCGTCGACGGCTGCGGCCCGCTCGGCGCGCTGTTCAAGGTGGTCGTCCCGGCCGCGGTCCCCGGCATCGTCGCGGTCGCCGTCTACGCCTTCATGACCGCGTGGGGAGAAGTCCTCTTCGCGTCCGTCATGACCAACGACACCACCCGCACCCTCGCCGTCGGCCTGCAGGGATACTCCACCCTCAACAACGTCTACTGGAACCAGATCATGGCCGCCTCGCTGGTCGTCAGCGTGCCCGTGGTCGCCGGATTCCTGCTCCTCCAGCGCTATCTCGTCGCGGGTCTGACGGCGGGCGCCGTCAAGTGA
- a CDS encoding sugar ABC transporter permease, with amino-acid sequence MTTTALKEPVRATTPGAAGESRRRPGRLRRVSLPYLLLLPALLLELLVHLVPMVIGVVMSFRELTQFYIRDWGTAPWTGLGNYKVSVDFDAPVGQALLHSFFVTVGFTLLSVALCWLIGTAAAVFMQDTFRGRGLLRALFLVPYALPVYAAVITWVFMFQHDNGLVNHVLHDQLHLTDQRSFWLIGDNSFYALLVVSVWKGWPFAFLIVMAGLQNIPRELYEAAALDGAGMWQQIRRITLPSLRPVNQVLVLVLFLWTFNDFNTPFVLFGRAAPEAADLISVHIYQASFVTWNFGTGSAMSVLLLLFLLVVTGVYLLLTSRGRRTSDV; translated from the coding sequence ATGACGACCACCGCACTGAAGGAACCGGTGCGCGCGACCACCCCCGGGGCGGCGGGTGAATCCCGCCGCCGCCCCGGGCGGCTGCGCCGCGTCTCGCTGCCGTACCTGCTGCTCCTGCCCGCCCTGCTCCTCGAACTCCTCGTACATCTCGTGCCGATGGTCATCGGCGTCGTGATGAGCTTCAGGGAACTCACCCAGTTCTACATCCGCGACTGGGGCACCGCCCCCTGGACCGGCCTCGGCAACTACAAGGTGTCGGTGGACTTCGACGCCCCCGTCGGTCAGGCCCTGCTCCACTCGTTCTTCGTCACCGTCGGCTTCACTCTCCTGTCGGTCGCGCTGTGCTGGCTGATCGGCACCGCCGCCGCGGTCTTCATGCAGGACACGTTCCGCGGCCGCGGCCTGCTCCGCGCGCTGTTCCTGGTGCCGTACGCGCTGCCCGTCTACGCGGCCGTCATCACCTGGGTGTTCATGTTCCAGCACGACAACGGCCTGGTGAACCACGTCCTGCACGACCAGCTGCACCTCACCGACCAGCGCTCGTTCTGGCTGATCGGCGACAACAGCTTCTACGCCCTGCTCGTCGTCTCGGTGTGGAAGGGCTGGCCGTTCGCCTTCCTCATCGTGATGGCCGGCCTGCAGAACATCCCGCGCGAGCTGTACGAGGCGGCGGCGCTGGACGGCGCCGGGATGTGGCAGCAGATCCGCCGCATCACCCTGCCGTCGCTGCGTCCGGTCAACCAGGTCCTGGTCCTCGTGCTGTTCCTGTGGACGTTCAACGACTTCAACACGCCGTTCGTCCTCTTCGGCCGGGCCGCCCCCGAGGCAGCCGACCTGATCTCCGTGCACATCTACCAGGCGTCGTTCGTCACCTGGAACTTCGGCACCGGCTCCGCCATGTCGGTCCTGCTGCTGCTCTTCCTCCTCGTCGTGACCGGTGTCTACCTCCTGCTCACCTCACGCGGACGGAGGACGTCCGATGTCTAG
- a CDS encoding sugar ABC transporter substrate-binding protein encodes MRSIRAAATGAVTLSLALVATACGGGSSTGGGSNDSPKTLTYWASNQGASIAVDKKVLQPELDKFQKKYGVKVKLEVVPWSDLLNRILTATTSGQGPDVLNIGNTWSASLQATGALLPWDSENFGKIGGKDRFVDSPLGSTGAQGKDPAAVPLYSMAYALYYNKKIFADAGIAKPPVTWDELIADGKKIKAGGKTVLGAEGANVSENIHHVFVFAKQHGADFFTGDGKPDFTNPKVVDAVKGYVDLMATDKVIPTGDAEYAQNQSVSDFAKGKQAMLLWQSAPANLKSQGMSEDAYGIAPVPVRSGTPGTGTQTNSMVAGINIAVFRNTHNLDGATNFVKFMTSDAEQKILNKAYSSIPPVKSAQGDPAFNTPANAVLKNTLATSAAPLPQVPAESQFETTVGTAVKELFADAAAGRAVTTASVKAKLEKAQQQMPAA; translated from the coding sequence ATGCGCAGTATCCGAGCCGCGGCCACAGGCGCCGTCACCCTCTCTCTCGCCCTCGTGGCCACGGCCTGCGGCGGCGGTTCGTCCACCGGGGGCGGGTCCAACGACTCCCCGAAGACGCTCACGTACTGGGCCTCCAACCAGGGTGCCAGCATCGCCGTTGACAAGAAGGTCCTCCAGCCCGAACTGGACAAGTTCCAGAAGAAGTACGGCGTCAAGGTGAAGCTGGAGGTCGTGCCCTGGTCGGACCTGCTGAACCGGATCCTGACCGCGACCACCTCCGGCCAGGGGCCCGACGTCCTCAACATCGGCAACACCTGGAGCGCCTCCCTCCAGGCCACCGGCGCCCTGCTGCCCTGGGACAGCGAGAACTTCGGCAAGATAGGCGGCAAGGACCGCTTCGTCGACTCCCCGCTCGGCTCGACCGGAGCGCAGGGCAAGGACCCGGCGGCCGTCCCGCTGTACTCGATGGCGTACGCCCTCTACTACAACAAGAAGATCTTCGCCGACGCCGGCATCGCCAAACCCCCGGTCACCTGGGACGAGTTGATCGCCGACGGCAAGAAGATCAAGGCCGGCGGCAAGACGGTACTCGGTGCCGAGGGCGCGAACGTCTCGGAGAACATCCACCACGTCTTCGTCTTCGCCAAGCAGCACGGCGCGGACTTCTTCACCGGCGACGGCAAGCCCGACTTCACCAACCCCAAGGTGGTCGACGCCGTCAAGGGCTACGTCGACCTGATGGCCACGGACAAGGTCATCCCGACCGGCGACGCCGAGTACGCGCAGAACCAGTCCGTCAGCGACTTCGCCAAGGGCAAGCAGGCCATGCTGCTGTGGCAGTCCGCCCCCGCCAACCTCAAGTCCCAGGGCATGAGCGAGGACGCCTACGGCATCGCCCCGGTGCCCGTCCGGTCGGGCACCCCAGGCACCGGCACGCAGACCAACTCCATGGTCGCCGGCATCAACATCGCCGTGTTCCGCAACACCCACAACCTCGACGGCGCCACGAACTTCGTGAAGTTCATGACCAGCGACGCCGAACAGAAGATCCTCAACAAGGCCTATAGCTCCATCCCGCCGGTCAAGTCCGCGCAAGGCGACCCGGCGTTCAACACCCCGGCGAACGCCGTCCTGAAGAACACCCTCGCCACCAGCGCGGCCCCCCTGCCCCAGGTGCCCGCCGAGTCGCAGTTCGAGACGACGGTCGGCACGGCGGTCAAGGAACTCTTCGCCGACGCGGCCGCCGGACGCGCGGTGACCACCGCCTCCGTCAAGGCCAAGCTGGAGAAGGCCCAGCAGCAGATGCCGGCGGCGTGA
- a CDS encoding MFS transporter, whose translation MDTQKRRKTTFAALRPNSTLPGAALILIAGTVFSRIGDSLASLGLVLNAADKGIHWGVTEVLLAELLPTVVAAPLLGAVVDRFSARPVCLAALLLQSFALGAATAIPTFHVRVALIALSGLAGVASVAAAFKILPAVAGTERTGRANSLLTAGMSLASLIGPALAGFLHSVSGTAVLLGADAVSFLILAGCTMRAVPRSMDVAIGRRPTSKLSDGYRALRHTPGLGPLMPAMAAVILATSIEGVAGVFYLRGIASGNDTVYGLFLATWALGSVPGALLAGRAEWAQRHRTLILGGVLGISLGLLTVGLVPLAGLVFPLFLVAGFGNGACNVGLRNAVHDHVPAEVQGNAWACFQALSRSCIGLGYLLGTPNSLISSQGQVIASGAIPLAAVVWAALTGLRRKRSGRPALNETSG comes from the coding sequence TTGGACACGCAAAAGAGACGGAAGACGACGTTCGCCGCGCTGCGCCCGAATTCGACGCTTCCCGGCGCCGCCCTGATATTGATCGCGGGCACCGTCTTCTCCCGCATCGGCGACTCCCTCGCCTCGCTGGGGCTGGTCCTCAACGCCGCGGACAAGGGCATTCACTGGGGTGTGACCGAGGTCCTGCTGGCCGAGCTGCTGCCCACGGTCGTCGCCGCGCCGCTGCTCGGCGCGGTGGTGGACCGGTTCAGCGCGCGGCCGGTGTGCCTGGCGGCCCTGCTCCTGCAGTCGTTCGCGCTCGGTGCCGCCACGGCGATTCCGACGTTCCACGTCCGGGTGGCGCTCATCGCCCTGTCCGGTCTGGCCGGGGTGGCCTCGGTGGCCGCCGCCTTCAAGATCCTGCCGGCCGTGGCGGGCACGGAGCGGACGGGCCGGGCCAACAGCCTGCTGACGGCGGGCATGTCACTCGCCAGCCTGATCGGCCCGGCGCTCGCGGGCTTCCTGCACTCGGTGTCCGGTACGGCGGTCCTGCTCGGCGCGGACGCGGTGTCGTTCCTGATCCTCGCCGGGTGCACGATGCGGGCCGTGCCGCGTTCGATGGACGTGGCGATCGGCCGGCGGCCGACGTCGAAACTGTCGGACGGCTACCGGGCCCTGCGGCACACGCCCGGCCTCGGCCCGCTGATGCCGGCCATGGCGGCGGTGATCCTGGCGACCAGCATCGAGGGGGTCGCGGGCGTCTTCTACCTGCGGGGCATCGCGAGCGGCAACGACACGGTCTACGGCCTCTTCCTCGCGACCTGGGCGCTGGGCTCGGTGCCGGGAGCGCTGCTCGCGGGCCGCGCGGAATGGGCACAGCGGCACCGGACACTGATCCTGGGCGGGGTCCTGGGCATCTCGCTGGGTCTGCTGACCGTCGGGCTGGTGCCCTTGGCCGGCCTGGTCTTCCCGCTGTTCCTGGTGGCCGGCTTCGGCAACGGCGCCTGCAACGTCGGCCTGCGCAACGCGGTGCACGACCATGTGCCCGCCGAGGTGCAGGGCAACGCCTGGGCGTGCTTCCAGGCGCTGTCCCGCAGCTGCATCGGTCTCGGCTATCTGCTCGGCACCCCCAACTCCCTGATCAGCAGCCAGGGCCAGGTCATCGCCTCGGGTGCCATTCCCCTGGCGGCGGTGGTGTGGGCGGCACTGACCGGCCTGCGGCGCAAGCGGTCCGGCCGGCCGGCGCTGAACGAGACGTCCGGCTGA
- a CDS encoding beta-galactosidase gives MHKVQGGSGSPRPRRRPRWRPVLAAAATLALSAGMTAPAVAGQLVTGQLVAGQAGAGQAAGPPAASSSAPGPGAHKVSFDGYSFLVDGKRTYLWSGEFHYFRLPSPDLWRDIFQKMKAAGFNSTSLYFDWGYHSPKPGVYDFSGVRDVDELLDMAQEAGLYVIARAAPYINAEVDGGGLPGWLTTKAGHNRSDDPEFLKYADEWLTRIDRIIARHQLTNGTGSVIAYQVENEYYNGSAAGHSYMKHLEDKARADGITVPLTGNNNGTFNSGTGALDVDGPDSYPQGFNCSNPSQWRGVPDISYDHPAGRPLYTPEFQGGAFDPWGGPGYDKCAQLINDKFANVFYKQNIAVGATAQSFYMTYGGTNWGWLGMPQNYTSYDYGAAIRENRQLDPKYYEDKLIGYFTQAVAPLTKTDPIKAVSPDDTAIVDTARMNPDTGTQFHVLRHADSTSTSVDKTHISLDFNAKPSSDTSYTWDDPDPALHYSGSWSHVADQSYTSGDYRHTESFSNKAGDSVTVPFDGTAVRWIGSKTNNHGYADVYIDGTKVSTVDDSGSENQAVIFQKTGLAAGSHELKIVVSGRHSEASTDDFVSVDAVDVPAADAATPTYPVVPQQPGTAITLDGRDSHVIVADYRLGDSDLRYSTSEIMTHATIGDRDIAVLYGDEGSDGETVLHYSAKPTVTTSGGSAVTTTWDAKSGDLRLNYTHKGLTRISVTGGGARPLLLLAGDKDTAKTFWRQDTATGPVLVRGTHLLRTATSLDGGRTVALTGDNADDKNIEVFTAADHVTWNGRALDTRATGTGSRTGHIPVAAPVRLPALTDWKHADESPEAAPGFDDSRWQVADKTTTNSSSGVNTPPVLYADDYGFHTGNTWYRGRFHTTGKEKGVHLVSDSGGKAQAFSAWLNGTFLGSSTTGSADLTFPDGSVKAQGDNILSVLTVNMGHEEDYNASNGNKAARGLTSASLTGAPLTPVTWRLQGVRGGEDLQDPVRGPLSTGGLYGERAGWSLPGYPDGTWKPVSLPATDTRPGVSWYRTDANLHLPQGQDTSLGLTFTDDPSRKYRATIFVNGWQVGNYVNYLGPQHTFPVPDGILNPHGHNSIAIAVWNLDGSTGGLGKVSLTDYGSYASSLRVAQNDSPRYDRTKYAMPKRPGVGVTLDVPNTVEPGHAFTAATTVRVPEHGATASGLAASLATPDGWTVKATSPTAVRRLRPGDSATFTWQVQPPAADLPAASALTTGVRYTQRGRQATGVDERIVGGIPPAPKDGQNAVGDLPFLSSTNGWGPVERDSSVGENAAGDGRTITIAGVRHAKGLGTNSVSDVQFYLGGRCTRFTADVGVDDETGGAGTVTFSVIADGRTLVTTPTLRGKQGAVPVDVDVTGAQVIDLRVGDAGDGNGNDHGDWATPTLTCGA, from the coding sequence GTGCACAAAGTCCAAGGCGGTTCCGGGAGTCCGAGACCCCGCCGCCGTCCGAGGTGGCGGCCCGTCCTCGCGGCGGCCGCGACCCTCGCGCTGTCCGCGGGCATGACGGCACCGGCCGTCGCGGGACAGCTCGTCACGGGACAGCTCGTCGCGGGCCAGGCCGGCGCGGGGCAGGCCGCCGGTCCGCCGGCGGCGTCCTCGTCGGCGCCCGGCCCAGGGGCGCACAAGGTGAGCTTCGACGGCTACTCGTTCCTCGTGGACGGCAAGCGCACCTACCTGTGGTCCGGCGAGTTCCACTACTTCCGGCTGCCGAGCCCGGACCTGTGGCGCGACATCTTCCAGAAGATGAAGGCCGCCGGCTTCAACTCCACCTCGCTGTACTTCGACTGGGGATACCACTCGCCCAAGCCGGGCGTGTACGACTTCAGCGGGGTGCGCGACGTCGACGAACTGCTGGACATGGCCCAGGAGGCGGGGCTGTACGTGATCGCCCGTGCGGCGCCGTACATCAACGCCGAGGTGGACGGCGGCGGGCTGCCCGGCTGGCTGACCACCAAGGCGGGGCACAACCGCAGCGACGACCCGGAGTTCCTGAAGTACGCCGACGAGTGGCTGACCCGGATCGACCGGATCATCGCGCGCCACCAGCTGACCAACGGCACCGGCTCGGTCATCGCCTACCAGGTCGAGAACGAGTACTACAACGGCTCGGCGGCCGGCCACTCCTACATGAAGCACCTGGAGGACAAGGCCCGCGCCGACGGCATCACCGTCCCGCTGACCGGCAACAACAACGGCACCTTCAACTCCGGCACCGGCGCCCTCGACGTCGACGGCCCGGACTCCTACCCGCAGGGCTTCAACTGCTCCAACCCCTCGCAGTGGCGCGGCGTCCCGGACATCAGCTACGACCACCCGGCCGGACGGCCGCTGTACACACCGGAGTTCCAGGGCGGCGCCTTCGACCCCTGGGGCGGGCCCGGCTACGACAAGTGCGCGCAGCTGATCAACGACAAGTTCGCGAACGTGTTCTACAAGCAGAACATCGCCGTCGGCGCGACCGCGCAGAGCTTCTACATGACCTACGGCGGCACCAACTGGGGCTGGCTGGGCATGCCGCAGAACTACACGTCGTACGACTACGGCGCGGCGATCCGCGAGAACCGGCAGCTCGACCCGAAGTACTACGAGGACAAGCTGATCGGATACTTCACGCAGGCGGTCGCCCCGCTCACCAAGACCGACCCGATCAAGGCCGTGTCGCCGGACGACACGGCGATCGTCGACACCGCCCGGATGAACCCGGACACCGGTACCCAGTTCCACGTCCTGCGGCACGCCGACTCCACGTCCACGTCCGTCGACAAGACCCACATCTCGCTGGACTTCAACGCCAAGCCGTCCTCGGACACCAGCTACACCTGGGACGACCCCGACCCGGCGCTGCACTACAGCGGCTCCTGGTCGCACGTCGCCGACCAGAGCTACACCAGCGGCGACTACCGGCACACCGAGTCCTTCTCCAACAAGGCCGGTGACTCCGTCACCGTCCCGTTCGACGGCACCGCCGTCCGCTGGATCGGCTCGAAGACGAACAACCACGGCTACGCCGACGTGTATATCGACGGCACCAAAGTGTCGACCGTCGACGATTCCGGCAGCGAGAACCAGGCGGTGATCTTCCAGAAGACCGGCCTGGCCGCCGGGTCGCACGAACTGAAGATCGTCGTCAGCGGCCGGCACAGTGAGGCGTCGACCGACGACTTCGTGTCCGTCGACGCCGTGGACGTCCCGGCCGCCGACGCCGCCACGCCGACCTACCCGGTCGTCCCGCAGCAGCCGGGCACCGCGATCACGCTCGACGGACGCGACTCGCACGTGATCGTGGCCGACTACCGCCTCGGCGACAGCGACCTGCGCTACTCCACCTCGGAGATCATGACCCACGCCACCATCGGCGACCGCGACATCGCCGTCCTCTACGGCGACGAGGGCAGCGACGGCGAGACTGTCCTGCACTACTCCGCCAAGCCGACCGTGACGACCAGCGGCGGCTCCGCGGTCACCACCACCTGGGACGCGAAGTCCGGCGATCTGCGGCTGAACTACACGCACAAGGGCCTGACCCGCATCAGCGTCACCGGCGGCGGAGCCCGCCCCCTGCTGCTCCTCGCCGGCGACAAGGACACCGCCAAGACGTTCTGGCGCCAGGACACGGCGACCGGCCCGGTGCTCGTGCGCGGCACCCATCTGCTGCGCACCGCGACCAGCCTGGACGGCGGCCGTACCGTCGCCCTTACCGGCGACAACGCCGACGACAAGAACATAGAGGTGTTCACCGCGGCCGACCACGTCACCTGGAACGGCCGCGCACTCGACACGAGGGCCACCGGCACGGGCAGCCGCACCGGGCACATACCGGTCGCCGCCCCCGTCCGCCTGCCGGCCCTGACCGACTGGAAGCACGCCGACGAATCCCCGGAAGCCGCCCCCGGATTCGACGACTCGCGCTGGCAGGTCGCCGACAAGACGACTACGAACAGTTCCTCCGGCGTCAACACGCCGCCCGTGCTCTACGCCGACGACTACGGCTTCCACACCGGCAACACCTGGTACCGCGGCCGCTTCCACACCACCGGCAAGGAGAAGGGCGTCCACCTCGTCTCGGACTCGGGCGGCAAGGCGCAGGCGTTCTCCGCCTGGCTCAACGGCACCTTCCTGGGCAGCTCCACGACCGGCAGCGCCGACCTCACCTTCCCGGACGGCTCGGTCAAGGCCCAGGGCGACAACATCCTCTCCGTGCTCACGGTGAACATGGGGCACGAGGAGGACTACAACGCGAGCAACGGCAACAAGGCCGCGCGCGGACTGACCAGCGCCTCCCTCACCGGAGCCCCGCTCACCCCGGTCACCTGGCGGCTGCAGGGCGTCCGCGGCGGTGAGGACCTCCAGGACCCGGTGCGCGGCCCGCTCTCCACGGGCGGCCTGTACGGCGAGCGGGCCGGCTGGTCCCTGCCCGGCTACCCCGACGGCACCTGGAAGCCCGTGTCCCTGCCCGCCACCGACACCCGCCCCGGCGTGTCGTGGTACCGCACCGACGCGAACCTGCACCTGCCGCAGGGCCAGGACACCTCGCTCGGCCTGACCTTCACCGACGACCCGTCCCGCAAGTACCGCGCCACTATCTTCGTCAACGGCTGGCAGGTCGGCAACTACGTCAACTACCTCGGCCCGCAGCACACCTTCCCCGTGCCCGACGGCATCCTGAACCCGCACGGCCACAACAGCATCGCCATCGCCGTGTGGAACCTCGACGGCAGCACCGGCGGACTCGGCAAGGTGTCGCTCACCGACTACGGCAGCTACGCCTCGTCCCTGCGGGTCGCCCAGAACGACAGCCCGCGCTACGACCGCACGAAGTACGCGATGCCCAAGCGGCCCGGCGTTGGTGTCACCCTGGACGTGCCCAACACCGTGGAGCCGGGGCACGCCTTCACGGCGGCGACGACCGTGCGGGTGCCGGAGCACGGGGCGACCGCCTCCGGCCTGGCCGCCTCGCTCGCCACGCCCGACGGCTGGACCGTGAAGGCGACGAGCCCCACCGCGGTACGGCGCCTGCGCCCGGGCGACTCGGCGACCTTCACCTGGCAGGTCCAGCCCCCGGCCGCGGACCTGCCCGCCGCCTCCGCCCTCACCACCGGCGTGCGCTACACGCAGCGAGGACGGCAGGCCACCGGTGTCGACGAACGCATCGTCGGCGGTATCCCGCCCGCCCCGAAGGACGGGCAGAACGCCGTCGGCGACCTGCCGTTCCTGTCGTCCACCAACGGCTGGGGACCGGTCGAACGCGACAGCAGCGTCGGCGAGAACGCGGCCGGTGACGGCCGTACGATCACCATCGCCGGCGTACGCCACGCCAAGGGCCTCGGCACCAACTCGGTCAGCGACGTCCAGTTCTACCTGGGCGGACGGTGCACGCGGTTCACGGCCGACGTCGGCGTCGACGACGAGACCGGCGGCGCGGGAACCGTGACGTTCTCCGTGATCGCCGACGGCCGGACCCTGGTCACCACGCCGACACTCCGCGGCAAGCAGGGCGCGGTGCCGGTCGACGTCGACGTCACCGGCGCCCAGGTGATCGACCTCAGGGTCGGTGACGCCGGCGACGGCAACGGAAACGACCACGGCGACTGGGCGACGCCCACGCTGACCTGCGGAGCGTAA
- a CDS encoding SigE family RNA polymerase sigma factor — protein sequence MTEDEFDLFYTAAYPRLVGQLYALTGDHAEAQDVVQEAFIRAWDRRASVLNGERDPEAWIRTVAHRLAMSRWRRARHWWQLVRGDHAARPVPEPGPDHVALVAALRRLPEAQRTAIVLHHLCDLSVEQTAAETGAAVGTVKARLSRGRTALATHLVSDAPHPTEEACA from the coding sequence GTGACCGAGGACGAGTTCGACCTCTTCTACACGGCGGCCTACCCGCGCCTGGTCGGCCAGCTGTACGCCCTGACGGGCGACCACGCCGAGGCCCAGGACGTCGTCCAGGAGGCGTTCATACGCGCCTGGGACCGGCGGGCCTCCGTCCTGAACGGCGAACGAGACCCAGAGGCGTGGATCCGTACGGTGGCTCACCGGCTCGCGATGAGCCGCTGGCGGCGGGCACGCCACTGGTGGCAGCTGGTCCGGGGCGACCACGCGGCGCGGCCGGTGCCCGAACCGGGCCCGGATCACGTGGCGTTGGTCGCGGCTCTGCGGCGTCTGCCGGAGGCCCAGCGCACCGCGATCGTGCTGCACCACCTGTGCGATCTGAGTGTGGAGCAGACGGCCGCCGAGACCGGTGCGGCCGTCGGCACCGTCAAGGCGCGCCTGTCCCGCGGCCGAACCGCGCTCGCCACCCACCTCGTGAGCGACGCACCGCACCCGACGGAGGAAGCCTGTGCCTGA